The proteins below are encoded in one region of Oncorhynchus kisutch isolate 150728-3 linkage group LG14, Okis_V2, whole genome shotgun sequence:
- the utp23 gene encoding rRNA-processing protein UTP23 homolog has protein sequence MTIKRQKKAKKNINFYKHNFSFREPFQILIDGTFCQAALKNKIQIKEQMPKYLMGEVQLCTTNCALKELESLKDLYGAKLILQRYQVRNCKHFKNPISASECLLSMLEGSNPHHYFVATQDQELTAGLKKIPGVPLMYIIVNTIVLDKPSQCSVSHVEAVALGEMVTPVQQQSINSLKEVQGIGQDGERRGKKRKRKISNPNPLSCLKKKKKQPPTQPLKTEKKKRNRQRKRSKPEGGEGPSLKPLPNP, from the exons ATGACGATCAAACGACAAAAGAAAGCCAAGAAAAACATCAATTTCTACAAACATAACTTCAGTTTTAGAGAGCCCTTTCAAATTCTCATCGACGGGACGTTTTGCCAAGCGGCTCTGAAGAATAAGATTCAAATCAAAGAGCAGATGCCGAAATACCTCATGGGGGAGGTGCAACTTTGTACTACAAA TTGTGCATTGAAGGAACTCGAATCACTGAAAGACCTCTATGGTGCCAAACTCATCCTGCAGCGGTATCAGGTTAGGAACTGCAAGCATTTCAAGAACCCCATCTCTGCGTCAGAGTGTCTGCTCTCCATGCTGGAAGGGAGCAATCCACACCACTACTTTGTTGCCACACAG GACCAAGAGCTGACCGCAGGCCTGAAGAAGATCCCGGGCGTGCCTCTTATGTATATCATCGTCAACACCATAGTGTTGGACAAGCCCAGCCAATGCTCAGTTAGCCATGTGGAGGCTGTGGCTCTGGGAGAGATGGTCACCCCAGTCCAGCAGCAGAGCATCAACAGCCTGAAGGAGGTGCAGGGGATCGGGCAGGATGGAGAGCGCCGGGGCAAGAAGCGTAAGAGGAAAATCTCCAATCCCAACCCGCTCAGCTGcctaaagaagaagaaaaaacagcCACCGACGCAGCCTCTTAAGACTGAGAAGAAGAAACGGAACCGTCAAAGGAAACGCAGCAAGCCAGAGGGAGGCGAGGGTCCATCCCTCAAACCGCTCCCAAACCCTTAG